The DNA sequence CTGGCGGCGAAAAACGGAGTGGCTCTGGAGATAAGCGGCCGAGGCGGGCACAGCTTCACCAACGGCCATGTGGCCGCCATTGCGCGCAAATGCGGGGCGGGGCTTGTTTTCAACACAGATACGCATTCCCCCCGCGACCTTATGGGCCGCCAGACCGCCACAGGTGTAGCGCGCGGGGCTGGAATGACGGAAGAAGAAATCGCCGCCATGTTCGCCCTGTCCGAAAAGATATCCGGGCGACCGTGATTTTTTGAGCCGCTTGAAACGATGGCGCCCAATCATGGCATCGCCGGTTCCAACTGAAAAAATTTGGGAGGAAGTTTGTGACCAAACGTGGACTTGTGAGCGTTTATGGCCCGGTGATTATCGCCGCCGTCACTCTAAAACTCATCGTTTCTCCGGCCTTGTCCATGGCGGACAAATCGGATCCCCGCTCGCTGACGGAGCTGTCCATCGAGGACCTGATGGACGTAAAAGTGGTCACCGCATCAAAAAAGGAGGAGAGCGCCTTCGGGTCCACCTCCGCCATCCGCGTGCTGACCCATGACGACATCATAAGGAGCGGCGCCACAAACATCCCGGAGGCGTTGCGCCTGGTCCCCGGCCTGTACGTCGCGCGCAAGGACTCGAACAATTACGTCATCACGTCAAGGGGCTACAGCGACCTTCCTTTCACCGACAAGCTGCTGGTGATGATAGACGGAAGGTCCATCCATTCCCCCACCTTCTCACAGGTGTGGTGGCCAGCCGTGAACTATCCTCTGGACGATGTGGAAAGGATAGAGGTGATCTTGGGGCCGGGCTCCGCCCTTTGGGGCGCCAACGCCAGCAACGGGATAATAAACATAATCACAAAAAGCGCCTCGAAGACCGCCGGGCCGATGGTGAGCGCCGGGGGAGGGTCCCAGGAAAAATGGTTCGGGACGGCCCGCTATGGGTGGGAAATGGGGGGAAATTCCTCCGCCAGCGCCTATTTCACCGGCTCCGGGTCGGATCGGGGGAGGGTGATAAACGACGTGTGGTCGGACAATCCCGCCGACGGGGGCGAACTGTATAACAAGAGCCGGAACATGCAGGCCGGATTCCGGGCCGACTGGAGCGGGGCCGATTCGAGGATTTCGCTTCACGGCGACATATATGACAACACAAGCGGCTCCGAAGGGGACGTTTACAAGTCATTGTCCGAAGGTGTGGTCAGATATGAGAATGACGACAAATACAATGGGAAGAACATCCTTTTGAGGGCCGAGCGGACATTGTCCGAAAACCTGGCGGCGTCGTTCCAGACTTACTATGACAGCACTCACATCAACAAAATATTCTTTGAAGAGGCGTTGGACACGGGGGATGTGGAGGCCCAGCTTGCATACCGCGGGATTACGAATCACACTCTGACGGCGGGGCTGAACTACCGGGTGTCCGCTTCCGGTTTCACCAGCACGGACGCCGTGATAATGCCCGACGTGACGAACAATCTGTACGGCTTTTTCGCCAAGAACGAATATACGGCCATGGGCGGGAAATTGAAATTGTCGCTGGAGGCGAAGGCGGAAAAGAACGATTTCACCGACTGGGCGTTCCAGCCCGCGTTCAAGGCGGCCTGGGTGGAGAATGACTGGATGACATGGTTCTCCGTGGAGAAATCGGCCCGGCTTTCCAATCCCGTCAACAAGGACTTCTTGTGGAACTGGCAGTATGACGCCGGCTCGGAGGTGACTCCCACCGTTTACCGCATCACCGGTTCGGAATGGGGGAACACGGAGGAGTTTTATTCCATCGAGGCCGGAATAAGGTTCAAGCCTTTGGAGAAGGTGTTTGTGGACATCTCCTCCTATTACAACCAGTCGCCAAACGTGATGGACTTCACCGACACGGGCGATCCTGTGTACGCGGACTCGCCGCAGCCGCACTATGTGCAGGACCTGGAATTCATCAACCTGTACGAGGGGATATCATACGGGGCCGAAGCTGTGGTCCGGGCCGACGTGGCCGGATGGGCGAGGATATACTTAGGGTACGCCTATAACAGGATGGCCATAAA is a window from the Nitrospinota bacterium genome containing:
- a CDS encoding TonB-dependent receptor plug domain-containing protein, which codes for MTKRGLVSVYGPVIIAAVTLKLIVSPALSMADKSDPRSLTELSIEDLMDVKVVTASKKEESAFGSTSAIRVLTHDDIIRSGATNIPEALRLVPGLYVARKDSNNYVITSRGYSDLPFTDKLLVMIDGRSIHSPTFSQVWWPAVNYPLDDVERIEVILGPGSALWGANASNGIINIITKSASKTAGPMVSAGGGSQEKWFGTARYGWEMGGNSSASAYFTGSGSDRGRVINDVWSDNPADGGELYNKSRNMQAGFRADWSGADSRISLHGDIYDNTSGSEGDVYKSLSEGVVRYENDDKYNGKNILLRAERTLSENLAASFQTYYDSTHINKIFFEEALDTGDVEAQLAYRGITNHTLTAGLNYRVSASGFTSTDAVIMPDVTNNLYGFFAKNEYTAMGGKLKLSLEAKAEKNDFTDWAFQPAFKAAWVENDWMTWFSVEKSARLSNPVNKDFLWNWQYDAGSEVTPTVYRITGSEWGNTEEFYSIEAGIRFKPLEKVFVDISSYYNQSPNVMDFTDTGDPVYADSPQPHYVQDLEFINLYEGISYGAEAVVRADVAGWARIYLGYAYNRMAIKPKPGQEGHQTEADWVNTGTPPEIFRAGLFLDLPYRFKFDTVVYITGAAPGITAQYYNRLDLRLSYRPAENFEVAVVGRNLGAPLHFEHEPVMQEDSSWISQDFYVKLTYGM